TCCCTTGTGGAGTGGGCGAGTGCCCACTTAGAGTGGGCGCATGGTCACTATACCGTCGCCCGGGCCGGAATCCGCCGATCAGAGCCCCCATCGACAGCGCGGGGTTGCCGAATCGTTCGGTGTGGACGCCGCCCGCTACGACCGCACCCGCCAGCCCTATCCGGCCGCTTTGATCGAGCGGATCGTGGCGTCCGCACCCGGTGCGGACGTACTGGATGTCGGTTGCGGAACCGGGATCGCGGCGCGGCAACTGCGGGATGCCGGGTGCGCGGTCCTGGGCGTCGAACCCGATTCGCGCATGGCCGATTTCGCGCGCGCCACCGGAATCGAGGTGGAGGTCGGCACGTTCGAGCGGTGGGATCCGGCCGGGCGGTCGTTCGATGCCGTCATCGCCGGAACCGCTTGGCACTGGGTCGATCCCGTCGCCGGTGCGGCGCAGGCCGCGCGGGTGCTGCGCCCGGGCGGACTGCTCGCGGTGTTCTGGCACGTTCCTCAGATGCCGGCCGAGGCGGCAGCCGCGTTCGCCGCCGTCTACCGGAAATTCCTGCCGGACTCACCGATCGCGAAGGTCGCCGACCGTCCCGCGCTCGAGCTCTACCAGACGATGGTCGACAAGGCCGCCGAGGCGGTGCGGGCCGACGGCGGTTTCAGCGAACCCCAGCACTGGCGCTACGACTGGACCCGCGTGTACACCCGCGACGAGTGGCTCGATCAGATCCCCACCCACGGCGCGTTCACCCAGGCCGACCCCGAGACCCTCGCCGGCGTC
This sequence is a window from Nocardia yunnanensis. Protein-coding genes within it:
- a CDS encoding class I SAM-dependent methyltransferase, which gives rise to MVTIPSPGPESADQSPHRQRGVAESFGVDAARYDRTRQPYPAALIERIVASAPGADVLDVGCGTGIAARQLRDAGCAVLGVEPDSRMADFARATGIEVEVGTFERWDPAGRSFDAVIAGTAWHWVDPVAGAAQAARVLRPGGLLAVFWHVPQMPAEAAAAFAAVYRKFLPDSPIAKVADRPALELYQTMVDKAAEAVRADGGFSEPQHWRYDWTRVYTRDEWLDQIPTHGAFTQADPETLAGVLDATGSAIDALGGTLTVAYATMAVAASTPAH